Genomic DNA from Streptomyces sp. PCS3-D2:
CCGCGGAGCCCACCGCCGTCCGCCGCTATCCCGCCCCCGGCGGCGCCCGTACCTCGCAGGTGCTCGGCTACCTCTCGCCCGTCACCGACGACGAGATCCAGAAGGCCAAGGACACCGACTCCCCGCACCTGCGCTCCGACCAGGTCGGCCGCTCCGGGATCGAGCGCACCTACGACCGGGAGCTGCGCGGCAAGGCACAGGTCACCTCCTACGAGGTCGACAACCTCGGCCGGGTCATGGGACAGACCAGGTCCGATCCCGGAATCGCCGGATCCACCCTCGTCACCAGCATCGACGCCCGGGTCCAGGCCGTCGCCGAGTTCGAGCTCCAGCAGGCCATGAAGGTCGTCCGCAACGAGACCGACAACATCACCGGCCGCAAGTACGAGGCCGACTCGGGCGCCGTCGTCGTCATGGAGGCCAAGACGGGCCGCATCGTCGCTATGGCCTCCCAGCCCGACTACGACCCGAACGCCTGGGTCGGGGGCATCTCCGGCACCGACTACGCCAAGCTCACCAGCAAGAGCTCCAACTACCCGCTGCTCAACCGGGCCATCCAGGGCATGGCCCCCGCCGGCTCCATCTTCAAGGTGGTCTCCGCGAGTGCCGCCGTCCGGGCCGGCTACAAGTTCAACGACAAGTACAACTGCAGCAGCTCCTACAGCCTCGGCGGCCGCAGCTTCGCGAACTTCGAGTCCAAGGGCCACGGCCCCATCACCCTCGGCGAGGCCCTCAAGTTCTCCTGCAACACCGTCTTCTACGCCCTCGGGCACAAGGAGTGGCAGCGCGACGGAGGGCTCAGCCCCAAGAAGGACGCCCACGACTGGTTCTACCGGACCGCCCGCGAGTTCGGGCTCGGCTCCGAGACCGGGGTCGACCTGCCGAACGAGGTCAAGGGCCGCATCCCCGACCGCCAGTGGAAGCAGAGCTTCTGGGCGGCCAACAAGGACTCCTGGTGCAAGCAGGGCAAGCGGGGCGGCACCTACGTCGAGCAGATCGCCTACGAGAGCTGCCTCGAAGGCAACCAGCTCAAGGCCTACGACAGCATCAACTTCGCCATCGGCCAGGGAGACGTCCTGGTCACCCCCATCCAGATGGCCACCGCCTACTCCGCCATCAGCAACGGCGGCACCCTCTACAACCCCACCGTCGGCAAGGCCGTGATCAGCCCGGACGGCAAGCGCATCGAGATGATCAAGCCCCAGTCCCACGGCAGGCTGCCGATCGGCGCCCAGACCATCGCGGACCTCGACAAAGGGTTGCGCATGGTCGTCGAGCCCGGCGGCACCGCCGCCTGGCGCTTCGGAGGCTGGCCCCAGGACAAGATCCCGATGCACGCGAAGACCGGTACCGCCCAGGTCTACGGCAAGCAGACCACCTCGTGGCTGGCGACCTACACCAAGGACTTCACGATCGTCATGACGATCTCCCAGGGCGGCACCGGCTCCGGAGCCTCCGGACCCGCCGTCCGCAACCTCTACAACGCCCTCTACGGTCTGACCATGGACGGGAAGCAGGACCTGAAGACGGCCCTGCTGCCGGCCCCGGAGGCGAAACTGCCCAGGATCAACCCCGACGGCTCCATCGATTCCCCGGAGATCCGGCCGTACGTACCGCCGTCCCCGGAGGAACCGGAACCGCCGGCACTCGCCGGGCCTCCCCCGACACGGCACGACTGAGGACCCCATACCGACATGCCAACCGCCAACAAGTTCTCCGTCTCCCGCTACGCGCCCGAGCGCGGCCCGATGGCCAGGCTCACCGCCCGTGACTCCGTGCTGCGCCGGCTCGACTGGCCGATCCTGCTCTCGTCGCTCGCCCTGTCCTGCCTCGGCGCCCTGCTCGTGTGGTCGGCCACCCGCAACAGGACCAGCCTGAACCAGGGCGACCCCTACTACTTCCTCGCCCG
This window encodes:
- the mrdA gene encoding penicillin-binding protein 2 — translated: MTNVPETGRTSRVQIRLVIMQVLVFSMLVTLGGRLWFLQIRNGAEYYHEAKSNHVQRVVQPAVRGSILDARGVPLADNETRLVVSASRTALMKMKDKGKGVMTRLADVLDMTPKEVMDKVRLCDSQTPKPCWNGSPYQPIPVTLEATTQQALQLRERPEEFPGITAEPTAVRRYPAPGGARTSQVLGYLSPVTDDEIQKAKDTDSPHLRSDQVGRSGIERTYDRELRGKAQVTSYEVDNLGRVMGQTRSDPGIAGSTLVTSIDARVQAVAEFELQQAMKVVRNETDNITGRKYEADSGAVVVMEAKTGRIVAMASQPDYDPNAWVGGISGTDYAKLTSKSSNYPLLNRAIQGMAPAGSIFKVVSASAAVRAGYKFNDKYNCSSSYSLGGRSFANFESKGHGPITLGEALKFSCNTVFYALGHKEWQRDGGLSPKKDAHDWFYRTAREFGLGSETGVDLPNEVKGRIPDRQWKQSFWAANKDSWCKQGKRGGTYVEQIAYESCLEGNQLKAYDSINFAIGQGDVLVTPIQMATAYSAISNGGTLYNPTVGKAVISPDGKRIEMIKPQSHGRLPIGAQTIADLDKGLRMVVEPGGTAAWRFGGWPQDKIPMHAKTGTAQVYGKQTTSWLATYTKDFTIVMTISQGGTGSGASGPAVRNLYNALYGLTMDGKQDLKTALLPAPEAKLPRINPDGSIDSPEIRPYVPPSPEEPEPPALAGPPPTRHD